Proteins co-encoded in one Polaromonas vacuolata genomic window:
- a CDS encoding cryptochrome/photolyase family protein, with protein sequence MDKKYLTGLIWFRRDLRASDNAALHHALKSCAHVHCVFVYDRAILDGLPRVDRRVEFIHAAIAELHQSLQALGAQHAQPGAGLIVLHDQADERVAQLALELGVEAVFTNHDYEPQALARDAKVQAQLGRQGQAFHSFKDHVIFERAEVLTLASKPYSVFTPYKNAWLKKVDAYYLSPYAIDAHASALSALPKKYKTKLPSLEALGFEPSNLKDLKIPTGASGGETLLADFLPRMQAYQETRNFPSVKGPSYLGVHLRFGTVSIRKLVQLAMKEDSEGAAVWLSELIWRDFYAQILSNFPHAASQAFKPDYDRIEWESGASAKALFAAWCEGRTGYPLVDAAMAQINQTGYMHNRLRMVVASFLVKDLGLDWRWGERYFAQHLNDFDLASNNGGWQWAASSGCDAQPYFRIFNPTSQSEKFDADGKFIRRYLPVLAGLPTKVLHCPWLAGPLELAAADVRLGDNYPLPVVKHDEARALTLTRYAVVKKT encoded by the coding sequence ATGGATAAAAAATACCTTACCGGCTTGATCTGGTTCCGGCGCGATTTGCGCGCCAGCGATAACGCAGCACTTCACCATGCGCTTAAGTCTTGTGCCCACGTGCACTGCGTTTTTGTTTATGACCGTGCGATATTGGACGGCCTGCCGCGGGTGGACCGCCGGGTTGAGTTCATTCACGCCGCCATCGCTGAGTTGCACCAAAGCCTGCAAGCCTTGGGCGCGCAGCATGCGCAGCCGGGCGCGGGCTTGATCGTGCTGCATGACCAAGCCGACGAGCGCGTGGCTCAATTGGCGCTTGAGTTGGGCGTAGAGGCGGTTTTCACCAATCACGACTATGAGCCACAAGCGCTGGCGCGTGACGCTAAAGTGCAGGCGCAACTAGGCCGTCAAGGCCAAGCCTTTCATAGTTTTAAAGACCACGTGATTTTCGAGCGCGCTGAAGTGCTCACCTTGGCGTCCAAGCCATACAGCGTATTCACACCGTATAAAAATGCTTGGCTTAAAAAAGTCGATGCCTACTATCTCTCGCCCTATGCCATAGACGCACATGCTTCGGCCTTAAGCGCCTTGCCGAAAAAATATAAAACCAAGTTACCCAGTCTTGAGGCCTTGGGCTTTGAGCCAAGCAATCTCAAAGATTTGAAAATCCCCACCGGTGCATCTGGCGGCGAGACTTTGTTGGCAGATTTTCTGCCGCGCATGCAGGCTTATCAAGAGACTCGCAACTTTCCCTCAGTCAAGGGGCCTAGCTACTTGGGTGTGCATTTGCGCTTTGGCACAGTCTCGATTCGTAAGCTGGTGCAACTGGCCATGAAGGAGGACAGCGAAGGGGCGGCGGTGTGGTTGAGCGAATTAATTTGGCGTGATTTTTACGCGCAGATTTTGAGTAATTTTCCGCACGCAGCTAGCCAAGCCTTTAAACCTGATTACGACCGTATTGAGTGGGAGAGTGGGGCGTCTGCCAAGGCCTTGTTTGCCGCTTGGTGCGAAGGCCGTACTGGCTATCCGCTGGTAGATGCGGCGATGGCACAAATCAACCAGACTGGCTATATGCATAACCGCCTGCGCATGGTGGTGGCGAGTTTTTTAGTGAAAGATTTAGGCCTTGATTGGCGCTGGGGTGAGCGTTATTTTGCCCAGCATCTTAACGATTTTGATTTGGCGTCAAACAATGGTGGCTGGCAGTGGGCGGCCAGCAGTGGCTGTGATGCGCAGCCGTATTTCAGAATTTTTAATCCCACCAGTCAGAGCGAAAAATTCGACGCAGATGGCAAATTTATTCGCCGCTATTTACCCGTGCTGGCCGGACTGCCCACCAAGGTTTTGCACTGCCCGTGGCTGGCTGGGCCGCTAGAGTTGGCGGCGGCAGATGTTCGCTTAGGTGACAACTATCCCCTGCCGGTGGTAAAGCATGACGAGGCGAGAGCGTTGACTTTGACGCGCTATGCAGTGGTCAAAAAGACCTAG
- a CDS encoding YqgE/AlgH family protein, with the protein MALDIEPINLTHHFLIAMPGLEDSLFTRSVIYMCEHSGRGALGLVINKPSDISLKKLFDKVELPLNREDLSDAPVFQGGPVQTERGFVLHESMMPGMESVYASTMPIPGGLEMTTSKDVLEALSQGNGPRRIFVSLGYSSWAQGQLESEIADNSWLTVAADTALIFDTPIEQRYDKAIALLGFESWMISPDAGHA; encoded by the coding sequence ATGGCACTCGACATAGAACCGATCAATCTGACACATCATTTCCTCATAGCCATGCCAGGCTTGGAGGACTCTCTTTTCACTCGCAGCGTTATCTACATGTGCGAACACTCTGGCCGCGGAGCGCTAGGGCTGGTCATCAATAAACCCAGCGACATCAGTTTGAAAAAACTTTTCGACAAAGTCGAATTGCCGCTCAACCGTGAAGACCTCAGCGACGCACCAGTTTTCCAAGGCGGCCCAGTGCAGACCGAGCGCGGCTTTGTACTGCACGAGTCCATGATGCCGGGCATGGAGTCGGTTTACGCCTCAACCATGCCAATTCCAGGCGGGTTAGAGATGACTACATCAAAAGATGTCCTCGAAGCTTTATCCCAAGGCAACGGTCCACGCCGCATTTTTGTTTCACTGGGCTACTCGTCTTGGGCCCAAGGTCAGCTCGAATCTGAAATTGCCGACAATAGCTGGCTGACAGTAGCCGCCGATACCGCGCTAATTTTTGACACGCCTATAGAGCAACGCTACGACAAAGCCATCGCCTTGCTCGGCTTTGAGAGCTGGATGATTTCCCCCGACGCCGGCCACGCGTGA
- the ruvX gene encoding Holliday junction resolvase RuvX, translating to MTPTAGLQTFLAFDFGLKRTGVATGNILTRSATPQSTIKAEGDARFPLIARRIQEWQPDALVVGIPFHPDGASHENTLRAQKFARQLRGRYGLQVFEVDERYSTTEAIASGAPDADAASACIILEQYLRSIE from the coding sequence ATGACACCGACTGCCGGCCTGCAAACTTTTTTGGCCTTTGATTTCGGTCTCAAACGCACTGGCGTTGCCACCGGCAATATTCTTACCCGCAGCGCCACACCTCAGTCGACCATCAAAGCCGAAGGCGATGCGCGCTTTCCCCTGATCGCACGCCGCATTCAAGAATGGCAGCCCGATGCCTTAGTCGTCGGCATTCCGTTTCACCCCGATGGCGCGAGTCATGAAAATACCTTACGCGCGCAAAAGTTTGCGCGCCAATTGCGCGGCCGTTACGGCCTACAGGTATTTGAAGTGGATGAGCGCTACAGCACGACCGAGGCGATTGCCTCGGGCGCCCCCGATGCCGATGCGGCGTCTGCCTGCATCATCCTAGAGCAGTATTTAAGGAGTATTGAATGA
- the pyrR gene encoding bifunctional pyr operon transcriptional regulator/uracil phosphoribosyltransferase PyrR produces the protein MTSLTLDAQALYQELLKAMRQMLAAYTQPPLLVGVASGGVWLAERLHADLGLAGKPGVLSSSMHRDDFSKRGLAPSEPTLLPIDVNGAHLIVVDDVLYTGRTVRAVLNELFDYGRPASVKLVVLVDRGGRELPVQADLAIARVYLPDSQSLELARSPDGDLSFQVQER, from the coding sequence ATGACCAGTCTGACGCTTGACGCGCAAGCGCTTTACCAAGAGCTTCTCAAAGCCATGCGGCAAATGCTGGCGGCATATACGCAGCCGCCGTTACTCGTCGGTGTTGCGTCTGGCGGCGTTTGGTTGGCCGAACGACTGCATGCTGATTTGGGCTTAGCCGGCAAACCCGGCGTGCTCTCCTCAAGCATGCACCGCGATGATTTTTCTAAACGCGGCTTGGCACCAAGTGAGCCCACGCTGCTGCCCATAGATGTCAATGGCGCGCATCTCATAGTGGTCGATGACGTGCTCTACACCGGCCGCACGGTAAGAGCCGTGCTCAACGAATTATTCGACTACGGCCGCCCCGCCAGCGTCAAGCTAGTGGTACTGGTAGACCGCGGCGGGCGCGAGTTACCAGTGCAAGCCGACTTAGCCATTGCGCGGGTTTATCTGCCTGACTCGCAAAGCCTAGAACTAGCCCGTAGCCCAGACGGAGACTTGAGTTTTCAAGTCCAAGAACGCTGA
- a CDS encoding aspartate carbamoyltransferase catalytic subunit has translation MLYKRNPQLNKNGELIHLLSTEGLSRDLLTHILDTAANFVSVSDREVKKVPLLRGKSVFNLFFENSTRTRTTFEIAATRLSADVINLDIARSSASKGESLLDTIANLSAMAADIFVVRHSESGAPYLIAQHVAPHVHVINAGDGRHAHPTQGLLDMYTIRHYKKDFSNLTVAIVGDVLHSRVARSDIHALTTLGCAEVRVVGPKTIVPAEMAQMGVRVCNTLEEGIRGADVIIMLRLQNERMTGALLPSSQEFFKSFGLTMEKLQLAKSDAIVMHPGPINRGVEIDSEVVDGAQSVILPQVTFGIAVRMAAMTIVAGNEA, from the coding sequence GTGCTGTACAAACGCAATCCCCAACTCAATAAAAACGGTGAGTTAATTCACCTGCTCTCGACCGAAGGCCTGTCCCGCGACCTGCTTACCCACATCTTGGACACGGCTGCGAATTTTGTCAGCGTGAGCGACCGCGAGGTCAAAAAAGTCCCGCTGCTGCGCGGCAAAAGCGTGTTCAATTTATTTTTTGAAAACTCCACGCGCACCCGCACTACGTTTGAGATTGCCGCCACCCGGCTCTCGGCGGATGTGATTAACCTGGACATCGCGCGCTCCTCCGCCTCCAAGGGCGAGTCGCTGTTAGACACCATCGCCAACCTCAGCGCCATGGCTGCCGACATATTTGTCGTGCGCCACAGCGAGTCTGGCGCGCCCTACCTAATCGCCCAGCACGTAGCGCCGCATGTGCATGTGATCAATGCCGGTGACGGCCGGCATGCGCACCCGACTCAGGGTTTGCTCGACATGTATACGATTCGGCATTACAAAAAAGATTTTTCAAACCTCACCGTGGCCATAGTCGGTGACGTGCTGCATTCACGCGTAGCGCGCTCAGACATTCATGCGCTAACCACCTTGGGTTGCGCTGAAGTTCGCGTGGTGGGCCCTAAAACCATTGTGCCGGCCGAGATGGCACAAATGGGCGTGCGGGTTTGCAACACGCTTGAAGAAGGCATTCGCGGCGCTGATGTGATCATCATGCTCAGGCTGCAAAACGAGCGCATGACAGGCGCTTTGCTGCCTAGCAGTCAAGAGTTTTTCAAAAGCTTTGGTCTGACCATGGAGAAGTTGCAATTGGCAAAATCCGATGCCATCGTGATGCACCCGGGTCCGATTAATCGTGGGGTTGAAATCGACTCAGAAGTGGTTGACGGCGCGCAGAGCGTGATACTGCCGCAAGTGACTTTCGGCATCGCCGTACGTATGGCGGCCATGACTATTGTGGCGGGGAATGAAGCATGA
- a CDS encoding dihydroorotase, whose translation MKILIKNGRVIDPASGFDAVCDLAIAGGRIIGIQNLPVDFLPNKTIDASGCIVAPGLIDLSARLREPGHEHEGMLESELAAAVAGGVTSVVCPPDTDPVLDEPGLVEMLKFRAEKLHQSRVFPLGALTRGLKGEALTEMAELTEAGCVAFSQAEVPLANTQVLLRALQYASSFGYSVWLRPQELHLGHGVAASGAFATRLGLSGVSVAAETIALHTIFELMRSTGARVHLCRISSAAGVALVAQAKAEGLNVSCDVSINSLHLIDSDIGYFDSRMRLEPPLRQQRDRDAISEGLANGTIDALVSDHTPVDEDAKTLPFAEAEPGATGLELLLSMALKWNASLPKDSEGGLLRALAVLTCEPARVLGIALGSLEASAGRLVKGGVADICIIDTAAEWMATPTALRSQGKHTPFSSYLLPARVRYTLVGGQVAYHLADHTESSV comes from the coding sequence ATGAAAATCTTGATTAAAAACGGTCGTGTCATAGATCCCGCCTCAGGCTTTGACGCGGTCTGCGATCTGGCGATTGCGGGCGGACGCATCATTGGCATTCAAAATTTGCCGGTTGATTTTTTACCGAATAAAACCATAGACGCAAGCGGCTGCATAGTCGCACCCGGCCTGATCGATTTATCGGCCCGACTGCGTGAGCCCGGTCACGAACACGAGGGCATGCTGGAAAGCGAACTCGCCGCAGCAGTTGCGGGCGGCGTCACCAGCGTAGTTTGTCCACCCGATACCGACCCAGTGCTGGACGAGCCAGGTCTGGTGGAGATGCTGAAGTTTCGCGCCGAAAAACTGCACCAAAGCCGCGTCTTTCCGCTCGGTGCTCTAACCCGCGGCCTCAAAGGCGAAGCCTTAACCGAAATGGCCGAACTCACCGAAGCCGGTTGCGTCGCTTTTAGCCAAGCCGAAGTGCCGTTAGCCAATACCCAAGTGCTGCTGCGCGCCTTGCAATACGCGTCTAGCTTTGGTTACAGTGTCTGGCTCAGGCCGCAAGAACTTCATCTCGGCCATGGGGTTGCCGCCAGCGGTGCGTTTGCCACTCGCTTAGGTCTGTCCGGCGTTTCAGTGGCGGCCGAAACCATTGCCTTGCACACGATTTTTGAGCTCATGCGCTCAACCGGTGCGCGGGTTCATTTGTGCCGTATCAGCAGCGCCGCCGGTGTCGCATTGGTAGCCCAAGCCAAAGCCGAAGGCCTCAATGTCAGCTGCGATGTGAGCATCAATAGTCTGCATTTAATCGACAGCGACATTGGCTACTTTGACAGCCGCATGCGGCTAGAGCCGCCACTGCGCCAACAGCGCGACAGAGATGCTATCTCAGAAGGCCTAGCAAATGGCACGATTGACGCGCTGGTATCTGACCACACGCCAGTCGACGAAGATGCCAAGACGCTGCCATTTGCAGAAGCTGAGCCGGGCGCTACTGGACTGGAGTTACTGCTTTCCATGGCGCTTAAATGGAATGCGTCCCTGCCTAAAGACAGCGAAGGCGGTTTGCTGCGCGCTCTGGCTGTGCTGACCTGCGAGCCAGCCCGCGTACTGGGAATTGCCTTAGGCAGTTTAGAAGCCAGCGCCGGCCGACTGGTCAAAGGTGGCGTAGCAGACATCTGCATCATAGATACGGCGGCCGAATGGATGGCCACGCCAACGGCGCTGCGCAGCCAGGGCAAACACACGCCGTTCTCTAGCTACCTGCTGCCAGCGCGAGTGCGCTACACATTGGTCGGCGGTCAAGTGGCCTATCACTTGGCAGATCACACTGAGTCAAGCGTGTGA
- a CDS encoding lysophospholipid acyltransferase family protein, with protein MHACIKALRAFLHIAVGFVTIALLFPRLSQAQREMRIQVWSRQLLTCLGIGLVVNGEPARNGPALLMANHISWLDISALHSAGFCRFVSKADIMQWPFIGKLAIGVGSLFIERTSRRDAMRVVQHMTERLRAGDVLAVFPEGTTSDGQSLLPFHANLFQAAISAEAPVQPVSLQFVDSTSGKPSFAPCYIDDDTLMASFWRTLCTPGISVVISYGLPQLARGRDRREWSRDVRAEIDALRLKNSFSSL; from the coding sequence CTGCATGCTTGCATCAAAGCTTTGCGGGCTTTTTTGCATATTGCGGTCGGCTTTGTCACCATCGCTTTGCTGTTTCCCAGGCTATCCCAAGCGCAGCGGGAAATGCGCATTCAAGTATGGTCCCGTCAGCTACTGACCTGTCTAGGCATAGGCTTAGTCGTCAATGGCGAGCCGGCGCGTAACGGGCCTGCGCTTTTAATGGCCAACCACATTTCATGGCTAGATATCAGCGCCTTGCATTCAGCTGGCTTTTGCCGCTTTGTCTCAAAGGCCGACATTATGCAGTGGCCGTTTATCGGCAAGTTAGCCATTGGCGTAGGCAGTCTTTTTATAGAGCGTACGTCGCGTCGCGACGCGATGCGAGTCGTTCAGCACATGACGGAACGCCTACGCGCTGGCGACGTGTTGGCGGTTTTCCCCGAAGGCACGACTAGCGACGGCCAAAGCCTACTGCCGTTTCATGCCAATTTATTTCAAGCGGCGATTTCAGCCGAGGCGCCGGTGCAACCGGTGTCGTTGCAGTTTGTCGACAGCACCAGCGGTAAGCCGAGTTTTGCACCTTGCTACATAGACGATGACACGCTAATGGCCTCGTTCTGGCGCACGCTGTGCACGCCGGGCATTAGCGTTGTCATCAGCTATGGCCTGCCGCAATTAGCAAGGGGCCGAGACCGACGCGAATGGTCGCGCGATGTGCGCGCTGAGATTGATGCTTTGCGCCTAAAAAATAGTTTTTCAAGCCTGTAG
- a CDS encoding MFS transporter: protein MNVQDGLPTRARSLALLVIIPGIIMAVLDGTIVNLALPSISQQFMIEPAQSIWIVNAYQIATLTMLLPLATLGDIVGYRKVYLAGMLVFTLASLACSAADSLTTLSLARMLQGVGSAGIMSINSALVRLIYPRHMLGRGIAINSMVVATTSVAGPTIAAAVLSIGSWPWLFAINIPIGLACFFLGRKFLPANRELASGARFSPLDVVLNGLMFGLIILGIDGLAVRNLPEPGQAAAWLWLPLAELLAGLVVGVIYVRRQLREAVPLFPLDLLRIPIFALSMGTSVGAFAAQTLAYISLPFLLLEGFGRSHWQTGLLLSAWPLGIVMVAPFAGRLIGRYAAGLLAGIGLALLSLGLLLLAFLPAQPADANIVWRMLICGLGFGLFQSPNNHTILTSAPEHRSGGASGMLGTARLTGQTTGAVMLAVVFSSFSAHSGQGGFVALCIASAFAALAGVCSAFRIKGQNRSLRS from the coding sequence ATGAACGTCCAAGATGGATTGCCGACACGTGCACGCTCGCTAGCACTACTGGTGATCATTCCCGGCATCATCATGGCCGTGCTTGACGGCACGATTGTCAATCTAGCCTTACCCAGCATCTCGCAGCAGTTCATGATTGAACCGGCGCAATCTATTTGGATAGTCAACGCTTATCAAATTGCCACCTTAACCATGCTGCTACCGCTGGCCACGCTCGGCGACATTGTGGGTTACCGCAAAGTCTATCTGGCCGGCATGTTGGTTTTTACATTGGCATCGCTCGCTTGCAGCGCAGCTGATTCACTCACCACACTGTCCTTAGCGCGCATGCTACAAGGCGTAGGGAGTGCCGGCATCATGAGTATTAACAGTGCTTTGGTGCGGCTGATTTATCCGCGCCATATGTTGGGTCGAGGCATAGCCATTAACTCCATGGTGGTCGCTACCACCTCGGTTGCCGGCCCAACCATAGCCGCTGCCGTGCTATCTATCGGCAGTTGGCCGTGGCTATTTGCCATCAATATTCCGATTGGTTTGGCATGCTTTTTTCTAGGCCGGAAGTTTTTGCCGGCTAACCGTGAACTGGCTAGCGGCGCACGTTTTTCTCCACTCGACGTTGTGCTCAATGGACTGATGTTCGGCTTGATTATTTTGGGCATTGATGGCCTTGCCGTGCGCAATCTGCCAGAGCCCGGGCAAGCGGCTGCATGGCTGTGGTTGCCGCTGGCTGAACTGCTGGCAGGGCTAGTCGTCGGTGTGATTTATGTGCGGCGTCAATTGCGCGAAGCCGTGCCGTTATTCCCGTTAGATTTACTGCGTATTCCGATTTTTGCTTTATCCATGGGCACGTCGGTAGGCGCTTTCGCGGCCCAAACACTGGCTTATATAAGTCTGCCTTTTTTACTTCTCGAAGGCTTTGGCCGCAGCCATTGGCAAACCGGTTTACTGCTCAGCGCTTGGCCGCTGGGCATAGTAATGGTGGCACCGTTTGCCGGTCGACTTATAGGGCGCTATGCGGCCGGGCTGCTGGCCGGCATAGGGCTGGCGCTGCTCTCACTCGGTCTTTTGCTACTGGCCTTTTTACCGGCACAGCCGGCCGACGCGAACATTGTTTGGCGCATGCTTATTTGCGGCCTGGGTTTTGGTCTGTTTCAGTCGCCCAACAACCACACGATTTTGACCTCAGCGCCCGAGCACCGCAGCGGCGGCGCCAGTGGCATGCTGGGCACTGCGCGGCTAACCGGCCAGACCACGGGCGCGGTCATGCTGGCCGTCGTATTTAGCAGCTTTAGCGCGCACAGCGGACAAGGTGGATTTGTGGCCTTGTGCATTGCTTCAGCATTTGCAGCGTTGGCAGGCGTTTGCAGTGCCTTTCGTATCAAGGGACAAAATCGTAGTTTGCGGTCTTAG
- a CDS encoding ABC transporter ATP-binding protein: protein MIVLENLSKRFANTGPAAVDGLSLHIKAGEICVLIGPSGCGKTSSMRMINRMLEPDAGRILVDGHDVMQTDAVTLRRSIGYVIQQVGLFPHMTIAQNIATVPKLLGWDAARINRRVDELLALVKLDPDRYRQRFPRDLSGGQKQRVGVARALAADPPVMLMDEPFGAIDPINRALLQDEFLRILRELGKTIVFVTHDIDEAIRMGTRIAILREGKLVQYDTPERLLARPANTFVEAFVGTDRSLKRLALLSVGAYCQAGAAAWQAPRLPQTAGLRDALSAMLMAGTEEAGIVDAQGLETGRVTLLSIRHAASGE from the coding sequence ATGATTGTTCTTGAAAACCTGAGCAAGCGTTTTGCTAACACCGGGCCGGCGGCTGTCGATGGCTTGTCGCTGCATATCAAGGCCGGTGAGATTTGCGTGTTGATAGGCCCTTCGGGTTGCGGCAAAACCAGCTCTATGCGCATGATTAACCGAATGCTAGAACCCGATGCTGGTCGCATTTTGGTGGATGGCCATGATGTCATGCAAACCGACGCGGTGACGCTGCGTCGCTCGATTGGTTATGTGATTCAGCAAGTCGGTTTGTTTCCGCATATGACGATTGCACAAAATATTGCCACGGTGCCCAAGTTGCTGGGCTGGGATGCAGCGCGCATCAATCGTCGGGTGGATGAATTACTGGCGCTGGTTAAGTTAGATCCCGACCGTTATCGACAGCGCTTTCCTCGCGATTTATCCGGCGGACAAAAGCAGCGTGTGGGTGTGGCGCGTGCTTTGGCCGCAGACCCGCCGGTGATGCTGATGGACGAGCCTTTTGGCGCGATTGATCCGATTAACCGCGCACTGCTGCAGGATGAATTTTTACGCATACTGCGCGAGCTTGGTAAAACCATTGTGTTCGTCACCCATGACATTGACGAAGCCATACGCATGGGCACGCGCATCGCGATTTTGCGCGAGGGCAAACTGGTTCAATACGACACGCCAGAGCGTTTGTTGGCGCGACCCGCGAATACTTTTGTCGAGGCCTTTGTGGGCACTGACCGTTCGCTTAAACGTCTCGCGCTGCTGAGTGTGGGTGCTTATTGCCAAGCCGGTGCAGCGGCTTGGCAAGCGCCGCGTTTGCCGCAAACTGCCGGACTGCGTGACGCCTTATCGGCTATGTTGATGGCCGGCACCGAAGAAGCTGGAATAGTCGACGCGCAAGGATTAGAGACGGGGCGTGTGACGCTGCTGTCCATACGCCACGCCGCAAGCGGTGAGTAG
- a CDS encoding ABC transporter permease, translating into MLLETWQYLMEHPDRFSDALLTHVQLSISALLLAAMLCFPAAIVAVRRERLALGFVNVANVLRTLPSLALLALLMPLLGTGFAPSLFALTLIALPPLLTHSITGLRGVDADLVDAAIGMGMTRRELLFKLQLPLALPTLFAGLRTAAVQVISGAVLASFIGGGGLGDFITAGIAGMSMAQLLVGAIPVALMALLADYFFGALQRLMTSPGLRA; encoded by the coding sequence ATGCTGCTTGAGACATGGCAATACCTGATGGAGCACCCGGACCGATTTTCGGACGCATTGCTCACCCATGTCCAGTTGTCAATTTCGGCGCTACTGCTTGCCGCCATGCTGTGTTTTCCAGCTGCCATCGTCGCGGTAAGGCGTGAGCGTCTCGCGCTTGGTTTTGTAAATGTCGCTAACGTTTTACGCACCTTGCCATCGCTGGCATTGTTGGCGCTACTCATGCCGCTGTTGGGAACGGGGTTTGCACCTTCACTGTTTGCCCTCACGCTAATTGCCTTGCCGCCGTTGCTGACACACAGCATTACTGGTTTGCGCGGTGTCGACGCGGACTTGGTTGACGCTGCGATTGGCATGGGAATGACGCGCCGCGAACTACTTTTTAAATTACAACTGCCGTTGGCACTGCCTACTTTGTTTGCGGGATTGCGAACTGCTGCGGTGCAAGTGATCTCGGGTGCAGTGTTGGCTTCTTTTATTGGCGGCGGCGGGTTGGGCGACTTTATCACCGCGGGGATTGCTGGCATGTCTATGGCGCAGTTGCTGGTCGGTGCGATTCCAGTGGCGCTCATGGCATTGTTAGCGGATTACTTTTTTGGCGCATTGCAGCGCCTCATGACTTCACCTGGACTGCGCGCATGA
- a CDS encoding ABC transporter permease → MQWLLANWPDVLIALWQHITISITALVISFALSLLIGMLTARRERLYAAVMTVTGIFYTLPTLALLAFLIPFFGLGRVNAIITMVAFSMMILIRSVVTGMREVSAEVLDAARGMGMSRWQIMRAIELPLALPLIIAGLRVAAVTIISVTVVAAFISAGGLGTLIFTGISNNHTAKIWTGALTVCALAVAVDILLALAEQKLRRRYAA, encoded by the coding sequence ATGCAGTGGTTATTGGCCAACTGGCCTGATGTGCTTATTGCGCTGTGGCAGCACATCACGATTTCAATCACTGCACTGGTGATTTCATTCGCGCTCTCACTATTGATTGGTATGCTAACGGCGCGGCGTGAACGTTTGTATGCAGCGGTGATGACAGTCACCGGCATTTTCTACACACTGCCCACGCTGGCCTTGTTGGCTTTTTTAATTCCCTTTTTTGGTTTGGGTCGGGTCAACGCCATCATCACCATGGTGGCTTTTTCCATGATGATTTTAATTCGCAGTGTGGTCACCGGCATGCGCGAAGTCTCTGCTGAAGTATTGGATGCGGCGCGTGGCATGGGCATGAGTCGCTGGCAAATTATGCGCGCCATAGAGCTGCCGCTGGCCTTGCCTTTGATTATTGCGGGTTTGCGTGTGGCAGCTGTCACCATCATCAGCGTGACCGTGGTAGCGGCCTTTATCAGTGCGGGCGGGCTGGGCACACTTATTTTTACTGGTATTTCTAACAACCACACGGCCAAGATCTGGACGGGTGCACTCACGGTTTGTGCGTTGGCAGTAGCCGTCGACATTTTGCTGGCGCTGGCCGAACAAAAACTCAGGCGCCGTTATGCTGCTTGA
- a CDS encoding glycine betaine ABC transporter substrate-binding protein, translating to MMRIHKTLALCTLSLAIFLSLSAQAQTAVRVGSKDFTEQFVLAEIYAQALEAAGVKTEKKLNLGGTLIAQKALEEKQIDFYPEYTGTMLLVVLKAQTMSDPKAVYDKVKAAYAKMGLAVLDQSNLNNGYSIVVKPETAQKYQLKTLSDLARVSKQLKLGAGAEFRDRIDGLPAMKATYNIEFGDYLQMAVGLRYQAIQSDQVQVVNGYSTDGMISSLGLTRLKDDKNLWPPYYVVPVIRQQVLDANPKIGPVLNRVSALLDESSMAKMNYQVDGEKREPKAVAHDFLKSKGLVK from the coding sequence ATGATGCGAATTCATAAAACATTAGCGCTGTGCACACTCTCATTAGCTATATTTTTGTCCCTAAGCGCGCAAGCTCAAACAGCAGTACGGGTTGGCTCTAAAGATTTCACCGAACAGTTTGTGTTGGCTGAAATCTATGCGCAGGCGCTGGAAGCGGCTGGAGTCAAGACCGAGAAAAAGCTCAACCTCGGCGGCACTTTGATCGCACAAAAAGCACTGGAAGAAAAGCAGATTGATTTTTATCCCGAGTACACCGGCACCATGCTGTTAGTGGTGCTTAAGGCTCAGACTATGTCTGACCCTAAGGCGGTTTACGACAAGGTAAAAGCGGCTTACGCCAAGATGGGGCTGGCTGTGCTTGATCAGTCAAATTTGAACAACGGCTACTCCATAGTGGTTAAACCCGAGACGGCGCAAAAATACCAGCTCAAAACACTCAGCGATTTAGCCCGTGTGTCCAAGCAACTCAAGCTTGGCGCAGGCGCTGAGTTTCGTGATCGTATCGATGGCCTGCCCGCCATGAAGGCGACTTACAACATTGAGTTTGGCGACTATCTGCAGATGGCTGTCGGTCTTCGCTACCAAGCGATTCAGAGCGATCAGGTTCAAGTCGTCAATGGTTACTCGACTGACGGCATGATTAGCTCGCTCGGTTTGACACGTCTCAAGGATGATAAAAATCTCTGGCCACCGTATTACGTCGTGCCCGTCATACGCCAGCAAGTGCTGGACGCGAATCCGAAAATCGGCCCGGTTCTTAACCGCGTAAGTGCCTTGCTGGATGAGTCCAGTATGGCGAAGATGAACTATCAAGTTGATGGCGAAAAACGCGAACCCAAGGCGGTTGCGCATGATTTCCTGAAATCCAAAGGCTTGGTCAAGTAA